Proteins from a genomic interval of Epinephelus fuscoguttatus linkage group LG16, E.fuscoguttatus.final_Chr_v1:
- the LOC125903725 gene encoding delta-1-pyrroline-5-carboxylate synthase-like isoform X1: protein MFARLALCSRLPSRIWQSNVHPVSIRAYSKANFPRHHGKSFAHRSELKQAKRIVVKLGSAVVTRDECGLALGRLASIVEQVAMLQNQGREMMIVTSGAVAFGKQRLRHEILLSQSVRQALHSGQNQLKEMSVPVLEARACAAAGQSGLMALYEAMFTQYSTCTAQILVTNLDFHDEQKRRNLNSTLHELLRMNIVPIINTNDAVVPPPVPNSDLQGVNVISIKDNDSLAARLAVEMKADLLIALSDVEGLYDSPPGTDDAKLIDIFYPGDQQSITYGTKSRVGIGGMEAKVKAALWALQGGTSVVIANGTHPKVTGHVITDIVEGKKVGTFFSEVKPAGPTVEQQTEMARHAGRALASLDPEQRGEIICSLAELLTEKKDEILSANKKDMELAITSGRLSQPLIDRLSLSTSKLNSLAIGLRQLAVSSRDSVGRVLRRTRVANNLELEQITVPIGVLLVIFESRPDCLPQVSALAIASGNALLLKGGKEASNTNRILHQLTQEALSIHGVTDAIQLVSTREEVEDLCRLDKMIDLIIPRGSSQLVRDIQRAAKGIPVLGHSEGVCHVYIDSDASIDKAIDVVRDSKCDYPAACNAMETLLIHRDLLRTPIFDQIIDMLRTEHVKIHAGPRFASYLTFSPSEVKSLRTEYGDLECCIEVVDSMQDAVDHIHKYGSSHTDVIITENEETAEQFLQQVDSACVFWNSSSRFADGYRFGLGAEVGISTARIHARGPVGLEGLLTTKWVLRGEGHTVADFSEQGSMKYLHENIPIPQGGFS, encoded by the exons ATGTTTGCCAGACTGGCCTTGTGCTCTCGCCTGCCATCCAGAATCTGGCAGTCAAATGTCCATCCAGTCTCCATCAGAGCCTATTCTAAGGCCAATT TCCCACGTCACCATGGGAAGTCTTTTGCCCACCGGAGTGAGTTAAAGCAGGCCAAACGCATTGTTGTGAAACTGGGGAGTGCTGTGGTGACACGCGATGAGTGTGGTCTGGCATTGGGACGGCTGGCCTCAATAGTAGAGCAG gTGGCCATGCTGCAGAATCAAGGCAGGGAGATGATGATCGTCACCAGTGGTGCTGTGGCGTTTGGGAAGCAAAGATTGAGACATGAAATCCTCTTGTCTCAGAGCGTCAGACAAGCCCTTCATTCTGGACAGAACCAACTCAAAGAAATG TCAGTTCCAGTTTTGGAAGCAAGAGCATGTGCAGCTGCTGGACAGAGCGGTCTGATGGCGTTGTATGAAGCTATGTTCACCCAGTACAGCACCTGCACTGCACAA ATTCTGGTCACCAACCTGGACTTTCATGATGAGCAGAAGCGTCGCAACCTGAACAGCACGCTCCATGAACTGCTGCGGATGAACATTGTCCCCATCATCAACACCAACGATGCTGTTGTTCCGCCCCCTGTTCCCAACAGTGACTTACAGGGGGTAAAT gtaATAAGCATCAAAGATAATGACAGCTTGGCTGCACGGCTGGCTGTTGAAATGAAAGCAGACCTGCTTATTGCCCTGTCTGATGTTGAAG GCTTATACGACAGTCCCCCAGGAACTGATGATGCCAAGCTCATTGATATATTCTATCCTGGAGACCAGCAGTCAATCACGTACGGCACTAAGTCCAGAGTCGGCATTGGTGGCATGGAAGCCAAG GTGAAAGCAGCCCTCTGGGCACTACAGGGTGGGACGTCTGTTGTTATCGCCAATGGCACACATCCTAAAGTTACAGGCCATGTCATCACAGATATTGTGGAAGGGAAGAAAGTTGGCACCTTCTTCTCTGAAGTGAAACCTGCAG GTCCGACTGTGGAGCAGCAGACAGAGATGGCCCGGCACGCAGGCAGGGCTCTGGCCTCCCTGGACCCTGAACAG agaggggagatcATCTGCTCTCTTGCTGAGCTGCTCACAGAGAAGAAAGATGAGATTCTCAGTGCCAACAAGAAAGACATGGAGTTAGCAATAACATCAg GTCGTCTCTCCCAGCCTCTGATTGACCGCCTGAGTCTGTCAACATCTAAGCTAAACAGCCTTGCTATTGGCCTCCGTCAGCTCGCTGTGTCCTCCAGGGATAGTGTGGGTCGTGTGCTGAGGAGGACCAGGGTGGCCAACAACCTAGAGCTGGAACAGATCACTGTCCCCATCGGTGTCTTGCTGGTCATCTTCGAGTCACGTCCTGATTGTCTCCCACAG gTGTCAGCTCTGGCTATTGCCAGTGGGAATGCTTTGCTACTGAAGGGCGGTAAAGAAGCTTCCAACACCAATAGAATTCTGCACCAGCTCACTCAGGAAGCACTTTCCATTCATGGAGTGACGGATGCCATTCAGCTG GTGAGCACACGTGAAGAAGTGGAGGATCTGTGCAGGCTTGACAAGATGATCGACCTGATCATTCCAAGGGGCTCGTCCCAGCTTGTACGGGACATCCAAAGGGCAGCTAAGGGGATTCCTGTACTGGGCCACAGCGAGGGTGTCTGTCACGTCTACATCGACAGCGACGCCAGCATAGACAAAGCTATTGATGTTG TCAGAGACTCCAAATGTGACTACCCTGCAGCCTGCAATGCCATGGAGACCCTTCTTATTCACAGAGATTTGCTGCGAACCCCTATATTTGACCAGATCATTGATATGCTGAGAACAGAACAT GTGAAGATCCATGCAGGCCCCCGGTTTGCATCCTACCTAACATTCAGCCCATCTGAGGTGAAGTCTCTGAGGACAGAGTATGGAGACCTGGAGTGCTGCATTGAGGTGGTAGACAGCATGCAGGATGCTGTGGACCACATCCACAAATACGGCAGCTCCCACACTGATGTCATTATTACAGAAAACGAGGAGACAGCTGAACAGTTTTTGCAGCAGGTAGACAGCGCCTGTGTGTTCTGGAACTCCAGCTCTCGCTTTGCCGATGGCTACCGCTTTGGCCTAG GAGCTGAGGTTGGCATCAGTACAGCAAGGATACACGCCAGAGGTCCAGTGGGTCTAGAGGGGCTTCTGACCACCAAATGGGTACTGCGAGGGGAAGGGCACACTGTGGCTGACTTCTCGGAGCAAGGCAGTATGAAATACCTTCATGAAAACATCCCTATCCCGCAGGGGGGCTTTAGTTAG
- the LOC125903888 gene encoding hyaluronan-binding protein 2-like — MNLKLLFFCLFLAVLLMPAELKHKKKHKHHHGHNHHHHDHDHGSQRNNLKHLKKKGRLQEILEDFFFAILDGAGDEDNDDKDDDTSDWLYELQEPTGQCDPNPCLNNGVCEERGKKKFKCDCPKPFKGKKCQKGPRHCKRGRCGHGECVLISIPPYYECKCKAPFQPPHCRHFALCEPNPCRNGGECVVEGDDFNCQCSPGYRGRFCHVGPDDCYVEDGESYRGNVSETEDRDECLYWNSHFILENGADPLSTFEDKDGLGPHNFCRNPDGDKKPWCFYRKGRKLLWDHCDVTECPVPTGVTPTEIVPTEAKPTAPQPQPATPKPIETSKPADTTPTVTEKPSQAPQPSPSPTSAPLPPTATTHPQQFSTCGQPQPKKAITRIYGGLKVPPGAVPWQVSLQVRPHNSNLPFKHICGGVLIESCWVLTAGHCIDQGKDMEVVMGGLSLDVDESTEQTVKVAEAIRHENYRETETAVYNDIALLRLSGTDGVCANETQFVKTACLPDAELPDGTECKISGWGATEHSAYGSNHLLEADVLLIDQEKCSEPDIYGKVLDITMFCAGHLQGGVDSCQGDSGGPLTCKENSTNVIYGLVSWGDQCGRKNKPGVYTRVTNYLDWIRSKIQAASS; from the exons ATGAACCTGAAGCTCCTCTTCTTTTGCCTCTTCTTAGCGGTGCTCCTCATGCCTGCTGAA ctgaaacataaaaaaaagcacaaacatCATCATGgccataatcatcatcatcatgatcatGATCATGGGTCTCAGAGAAATAAtctaaaacacttaaaaaagaaGGGAAGGCTTCAGGAGATACTTGAAG ACTTCTTCTTTGCAATCCTGGATGGAGCTGGTGATGAAGACAATGATGACAAAGACGACGACACTTCAGACTGGCTCTATGAACTTCAAGAGCCAACAG GCCAATGCGACCCAAACCCTTGCCTCAACAATGGAGTGtgtgaggagagagggaagaagaaATTCAAATGCGACTGTCCAAAACCTTTCAAGGGAAAGAAATGCCAGAAAG GTCCAAGACATTGTAAAAGAGGTCGATGCGGTCATGGTGAATGTGTACTGATTTCAATTCCCCCATACTATGAGTGCAAATGCAAGGCACCCTTCCAGCCTCCACACTGCAGACACT TTGCACTTTGTGAGCCTAATCCATGTAGGAATGGTGGAGAATGCGTCGTAGAGGGTGATGACTTTAACTGCCAGTGCTCTCCAGGGTACAGAGGACGTTTCTGCCACGTTG GCCCAGATGACTGCTATGTGGAGGACGGAGAGTCATACCGTGGCAATGTGAGtgagacagaagacagagaTGAATGCCTCTACTGGAACTCTCACTTCATCCTGGAGAACGGAGCTGATCCCTTAAGCACCTTCGAGGACAAAGACGGACTTGGCCCTCATAACTTCTGCAG AAACCCAGATGGAGACAAGAAGCCCTGGTGTTTCTACAGAAAAGGCCGCAAGTTGTTATGGGACCACTGTGATGTCACGGAGTGTCCTGTGCCAACAG GTGTGACGCCAACTGAAATTGTCCCTACTGAGGCCAAACCCACTGCTCCTCAGCCCCAACCTGCAACACCTAAACCTATAGAAACCTCCAAACCAGCAGATACCACACCCACAGTGACTGAGAAGCCCAGCCAGGCCCCACAACCTTCTCCTTCACCCACTTCTGCTCCTCTCCCCCCCACTGCCACCACTCATCCGCAACAGTTCTCCACCTGTGGGCAGCCTCAGCCAAAAAAGGCCATCACTCGGATTTATGGGGGTTTGAAAGTTCCTCCTGGGGCTGTACCCTGGCAGGTGTCCCTGCAAGTGAGACCACACAACAGCAATCTGCCATTCAAACACATATGTGGAGGAGTTCTCATTGAGAGCTGCTGGGTGCTGACAGCTGGACACTGCAT TGACCAAGGTAAGGACATGGAGGTGGTTATGGGAGGTCTGTCACTGGATGTGGATGAATCCACAGAGCAAACTGTAAAGGTTGCAGAGGCTATTAGACACGAGAACTACAGAGAGACTGAAACAGCTGTTTACAACGACATAG CCTTGTTGAGGCTGAGCGGCACTGATGGAGTTTGTGCCAATGAGACCCAGTTTGTGAAGACCGCCTGTCTGCCTGATGCCGAACTGCCTGATGGGACGGAATGTAAAATTTCTGGATGGGGTGCTACTGAACACT CTGCATATGGTTCCAACCATCTGCTGGAGGCCGACGTACTGCTGATCGACCAGGAAAAGTGCTCTGAACCTGATATTTATGGTAAAGTTCTGGATATTACTATGTTCTGTGCTGGCCACCTGCAGGGAGGGGTGGATTCCTGCCAG GGTGACTCTGGAGGACCACTGACTTGTAAGGAGAACAGCACCAACGTTATATATGGTTTGGTGAGCTGGGGAGACCAATGTGGACGGAAGAACAAGCCTGGGGTCTACACACGGGTCACCAACTATCTGGACTGGATCAGGTCAAAGATTCAAGCAGCATCTTCATAA
- the LOC125903877 gene encoding tripartite motif-containing protein 14-like: MGTVEETLKCPVCQDLFTDPVTLPCGHDFCLTCIQTVWETDGSDEVPYFCPECQIFLPSDLTLDINTSLQKKVKDFTTNRPSTAELKTTTPSRATESSPTIHCDHCIETPSVAVRTCLTCDASLCQAHALLHQQRSALREHTVVAVTGDPLSLKCREHRDELKLFCMEERVPVCCLCVLVGMHKNHKASQLHEACADFKSMLETTVNQLLKRRSEAEHAIRDLESLYTQTVKSAADFRERISDKYSRIRVVLDGDERLMMQVIDAEETYMTEWLEAQRAIMEAQIKEIDSLRASSKSLLQESNELRFLQQITAQNLCDPLDVAPIQEIDKDLCDLEKLRTVERLVDDLSVALSQHFPRMWSYLSSPALDSKSAHPKLEISQDKKQVYWRRQPVSEALSPQPYDSQYSVLAQESFTTGQHYWEVIVQEKPYWLVGVTTGPVDKKDTPNQSSSSLGVNNKSWCIYHGDGQYLACHDTQEKQLSVGTRVRKLGILANLQKGELSFYDADAMTLLHSFCVQCTEPLYPMLNPCIDVNGLNKQPLTLFWIKDPWDWHVNTDEGTEDNLK; encoded by the exons ATGGGGACTGTTGAGGAAACTTTAAAGTGTCCTGTCTGCCAGGACCTCTTCACAGATCCTGTCACACTGCCATGTGGGCATGACTTCTGCCTCACTTGTATCCAGACTGTGTGGGAAACAGATGGATCTGATGAGGTTCCTTACTTCTGTCCAGAGTGTCAGATATTCCTCCCATCTGACCTCACTCTGGACATAAACACCAGCCTTCAGAAAAAGGTAAAGGACTTCACCACCAACAGGCCGTCAACAGCAGAGCTGAAGACAACGACACCAAGCAGGGCAACCGAATCATCTCCAACTATCCACTGTGACCACTGCATAGAGACGCCATCAGTGGCCGTAAGGACCTGTCTGACCTGTGATGCCTCACTGTGCCAGGCTCACGCCCTGCTGCACCAGCAAAGGTCTGCTCTGAGGGAACACACAGTTGTGGCGGTAACGGGGGATCCACTGTCTCTGAAGTGCAGGGAGCACCGTGATGAGCTCAAACTCTTCTGTATGGAGGAAAGGGTCCCTGTGTGCTGTCTGTGCGTCCTGGTTGGCATGCATAAGAACCACAAAGCATCTCAACTCCATGAAGCCTGCGCAGACTTCAAG AGTATGTTAGAGACCACCGTGAACcagctgctgaagaggagaagTGAAGCAGAACATGCAATCAGGGACTTGGAGTCACTGTATACACAAACAGTG AAGTCTGCTGCAGATTTCCGAGAGAGAATCTCAGACAAGTACAGCAGGATCCGTGTTGTGCTGGATGGTGATGAGCGTCTGATGATGCAGGTCATAGATGCAGAGGAGACATACATGACAGAGTGGCTGGAGGCCCAGAGAGCCATCATGGAGGCCCAGATCAAAGAGATAGACAGCCTCAGAGCCTCCAGCAAATCACTCCTGCAAGAAAGCAATGAGCTGCGATTCCTACAG CAAATCACAGCACAGAATCTTTG TGACCCTTTGGATGTAGCACCGATCCAGGAAATAGACAAAGATCTGTGTGACCTTGAGAAGCTGAGAACAGTAGAGAGGCTGGTGGACGACCTCTCGGTAGCTCTGTCCCAACACTTTCCACGAATGTGGTCAT ATCTAAGTTCTCCTGCTCTGGACTCAAAGTCAGCCCATCCAAAACTGGAAATATCCCAGGACAAGAAACAAGTGTACTGGAGAAGGCAGCCTGTGAGTGAAGCTCTGAGCCCTCAGCCATATGACTCCCAGTACAGTGTCCTGGCTCAGGAGAGTTTTACTACAGGCCAGCACTACTGGGAAGTCATTGTCCAGGAGAAACCTTACTGGCTAGTAGGTGTGACCACTGGGCCAGTCGATAAAAAAGATACTCCAAATCAGAGTTCCTCCAGCCTGggtgtgaacaacaaatcctGGTGCATCTACCATGGAGATGGACAGTACCTGGCATGCCATGATACCCAGGAGAAGCAGCTGTCAGTGGGAACGAGAGTCAGAAAGCTGGGCATACTGGCAAATCTCCAGAAGGGGGAGCTGTCATTCTACGATGCTGACGCTATGACCCTGCTTCACTCTTTCTGTGTGCAGTGCACAGAGCCTCTCTACCCAATGTTAAACCCATGCATTGATGTGAATGGACTCAACAAGCAGCCGCTTACCTTGTTTTGGATCAAGGACCCCTGGGATTGGCATGTAAACACAGATGAGGGAACAGAGGACAACCTTAAATGA
- the LOC125903725 gene encoding delta-1-pyrroline-5-carboxylate synthase-like isoform X2 yields the protein MFARLALCSRLPSRIWQSNVHPVSIRAYSKANFPRHHGKSFAHRSELKQAKRIVVKLGSAVVTRDECGLALGRLASIVEQVAMLQNQGREMMIVTSGAVAFGKQRLRHEILLSQSVRQALHSGQNQLKEMSVPVLEARACAAAGQSGLMALYEAMFTQYSTCTAQILVTNLDFHDEQKRRNLNSTLHELLRMNIVPIINTNDAVVPPPVPNSDLQGVISIKDNDSLAARLAVEMKADLLIALSDVEGLYDSPPGTDDAKLIDIFYPGDQQSITYGTKSRVGIGGMEAKVKAALWALQGGTSVVIANGTHPKVTGHVITDIVEGKKVGTFFSEVKPAGPTVEQQTEMARHAGRALASLDPEQRGEIICSLAELLTEKKDEILSANKKDMELAITSGRLSQPLIDRLSLSTSKLNSLAIGLRQLAVSSRDSVGRVLRRTRVANNLELEQITVPIGVLLVIFESRPDCLPQVSALAIASGNALLLKGGKEASNTNRILHQLTQEALSIHGVTDAIQLVSTREEVEDLCRLDKMIDLIIPRGSSQLVRDIQRAAKGIPVLGHSEGVCHVYIDSDASIDKAIDVVRDSKCDYPAACNAMETLLIHRDLLRTPIFDQIIDMLRTEHVKIHAGPRFASYLTFSPSEVKSLRTEYGDLECCIEVVDSMQDAVDHIHKYGSSHTDVIITENEETAEQFLQQVDSACVFWNSSSRFADGYRFGLGAEVGISTARIHARGPVGLEGLLTTKWVLRGEGHTVADFSEQGSMKYLHENIPIPQGGFS from the exons ATGTTTGCCAGACTGGCCTTGTGCTCTCGCCTGCCATCCAGAATCTGGCAGTCAAATGTCCATCCAGTCTCCATCAGAGCCTATTCTAAGGCCAATT TCCCACGTCACCATGGGAAGTCTTTTGCCCACCGGAGTGAGTTAAAGCAGGCCAAACGCATTGTTGTGAAACTGGGGAGTGCTGTGGTGACACGCGATGAGTGTGGTCTGGCATTGGGACGGCTGGCCTCAATAGTAGAGCAG gTGGCCATGCTGCAGAATCAAGGCAGGGAGATGATGATCGTCACCAGTGGTGCTGTGGCGTTTGGGAAGCAAAGATTGAGACATGAAATCCTCTTGTCTCAGAGCGTCAGACAAGCCCTTCATTCTGGACAGAACCAACTCAAAGAAATG TCAGTTCCAGTTTTGGAAGCAAGAGCATGTGCAGCTGCTGGACAGAGCGGTCTGATGGCGTTGTATGAAGCTATGTTCACCCAGTACAGCACCTGCACTGCACAA ATTCTGGTCACCAACCTGGACTTTCATGATGAGCAGAAGCGTCGCAACCTGAACAGCACGCTCCATGAACTGCTGCGGATGAACATTGTCCCCATCATCAACACCAACGATGCTGTTGTTCCGCCCCCTGTTCCCAACAGTGACTTACAGGGG gtaATAAGCATCAAAGATAATGACAGCTTGGCTGCACGGCTGGCTGTTGAAATGAAAGCAGACCTGCTTATTGCCCTGTCTGATGTTGAAG GCTTATACGACAGTCCCCCAGGAACTGATGATGCCAAGCTCATTGATATATTCTATCCTGGAGACCAGCAGTCAATCACGTACGGCACTAAGTCCAGAGTCGGCATTGGTGGCATGGAAGCCAAG GTGAAAGCAGCCCTCTGGGCACTACAGGGTGGGACGTCTGTTGTTATCGCCAATGGCACACATCCTAAAGTTACAGGCCATGTCATCACAGATATTGTGGAAGGGAAGAAAGTTGGCACCTTCTTCTCTGAAGTGAAACCTGCAG GTCCGACTGTGGAGCAGCAGACAGAGATGGCCCGGCACGCAGGCAGGGCTCTGGCCTCCCTGGACCCTGAACAG agaggggagatcATCTGCTCTCTTGCTGAGCTGCTCACAGAGAAGAAAGATGAGATTCTCAGTGCCAACAAGAAAGACATGGAGTTAGCAATAACATCAg GTCGTCTCTCCCAGCCTCTGATTGACCGCCTGAGTCTGTCAACATCTAAGCTAAACAGCCTTGCTATTGGCCTCCGTCAGCTCGCTGTGTCCTCCAGGGATAGTGTGGGTCGTGTGCTGAGGAGGACCAGGGTGGCCAACAACCTAGAGCTGGAACAGATCACTGTCCCCATCGGTGTCTTGCTGGTCATCTTCGAGTCACGTCCTGATTGTCTCCCACAG gTGTCAGCTCTGGCTATTGCCAGTGGGAATGCTTTGCTACTGAAGGGCGGTAAAGAAGCTTCCAACACCAATAGAATTCTGCACCAGCTCACTCAGGAAGCACTTTCCATTCATGGAGTGACGGATGCCATTCAGCTG GTGAGCACACGTGAAGAAGTGGAGGATCTGTGCAGGCTTGACAAGATGATCGACCTGATCATTCCAAGGGGCTCGTCCCAGCTTGTACGGGACATCCAAAGGGCAGCTAAGGGGATTCCTGTACTGGGCCACAGCGAGGGTGTCTGTCACGTCTACATCGACAGCGACGCCAGCATAGACAAAGCTATTGATGTTG TCAGAGACTCCAAATGTGACTACCCTGCAGCCTGCAATGCCATGGAGACCCTTCTTATTCACAGAGATTTGCTGCGAACCCCTATATTTGACCAGATCATTGATATGCTGAGAACAGAACAT GTGAAGATCCATGCAGGCCCCCGGTTTGCATCCTACCTAACATTCAGCCCATCTGAGGTGAAGTCTCTGAGGACAGAGTATGGAGACCTGGAGTGCTGCATTGAGGTGGTAGACAGCATGCAGGATGCTGTGGACCACATCCACAAATACGGCAGCTCCCACACTGATGTCATTATTACAGAAAACGAGGAGACAGCTGAACAGTTTTTGCAGCAGGTAGACAGCGCCTGTGTGTTCTGGAACTCCAGCTCTCGCTTTGCCGATGGCTACCGCTTTGGCCTAG GAGCTGAGGTTGGCATCAGTACAGCAAGGATACACGCCAGAGGTCCAGTGGGTCTAGAGGGGCTTCTGACCACCAAATGGGTACTGCGAGGGGAAGGGCACACTGTGGCTGACTTCTCGGAGCAAGGCAGTATGAAATACCTTCATGAAAACATCCCTATCCCGCAGGGGGGCTTTAGTTAG